The following coding sequences are from one Candidatus Nitrohelix vancouverensis window:
- a CDS encoding glycosyltransferase family 4 protein, whose amino-acid sequence MKISFLCFDLSDNSLGRAALLAKAASKDHEVELIGPIKASGLWEPMKDLDLPIKSFPWGRFPSFAGTMKKMAAAVEGDVMVACKLRMASYGVGLMARKINGKPLLVDIDDWELGFFLRANFWGRLGRMLNWSNPNGMPSAWLMERWVARADGVFVSNRFLQKRFGGDMIYHCRDTEILDPDRFDSNAIKRRLGLEGFKTIMFLGTPRAHKGVEDLIQCMRFVEDPKARLVIVGAGSELEEILERYPEVKDRVKVFPRIPFSELPDYLSAGDIAAIPQRHTSDTVGQMPAKIFDAMAMAKPIVSTRVSDIPDVLGGFGYLVEPGNVRGLAEALNYIISHPEEARQMGANARRRCQENFDIRILREQLMECVGKAGGKIR is encoded by the coding sequence TTGAAAATTTCATTTTTGTGTTTTGATCTTTCAGACAACTCTTTGGGCCGCGCGGCTCTGCTTGCGAAGGCGGCATCGAAGGATCACGAAGTTGAATTGATCGGGCCGATCAAGGCGTCCGGTTTGTGGGAGCCCATGAAGGATCTGGACCTGCCAATCAAATCTTTTCCCTGGGGCCGCTTTCCTTCTTTTGCAGGAACCATGAAAAAAATGGCCGCCGCCGTTGAAGGCGATGTGATGGTCGCCTGTAAATTGCGCATGGCCAGTTATGGCGTTGGCTTGATGGCGCGCAAAATAAATGGAAAACCTTTGCTGGTGGATATCGACGACTGGGAACTGGGTTTTTTTCTGCGCGCCAATTTTTGGGGACGGCTGGGGAGAATGCTGAACTGGTCCAATCCCAACGGCATGCCCAGCGCATGGCTGATGGAGCGCTGGGTTGCGCGCGCCGACGGCGTGTTTGTGAGCAATCGCTTTTTGCAGAAGCGCTTCGGCGGGGATATGATTTATCATTGTCGCGACACGGAAATTTTGGATCCGGATCGGTTTGATTCCAATGCGATCAAGAGGCGATTGGGCCTGGAAGGATTCAAGACCATCATGTTCCTGGGAACTCCGCGCGCGCACAAGGGCGTCGAGGATTTGATTCAATGCATGCGTTTTGTGGAGGACCCGAAGGCGCGTCTGGTGATCGTCGGCGCGGGTTCCGAACTGGAAGAAATTCTGGAGCGTTACCCTGAAGTGAAAGATCGTGTCAAGGTGTTTCCGCGCATCCCATTCTCCGAGTTGCCGGACTATCTGTCGGCGGGAGATATCGCGGCGATTCCCCAGCGCCATACCAGCGATACGGTCGGGCAAATGCCCGCAAAAATTTTTGATGCGATGGCGATGGCGAAGCCCATCGTCTCGACGCGCGTTTCCGATATCCCCGACGTCCTGGGCGGCTTTGGGTATTTAGTCGAGCCGGGCAATGTGAGGGGCCTTGCCGAGGCCTTGAATTATATAATCAGTCACCCTGAAGAAGCGCGGCAAATGGGAGCCAATGCGCGTCGTCGGTGCCAGGAGAATTTTGATATTCGTATTCTCAGGGAACAGTTGATGGAATGTGTGGGCAAGGCAGGGGGGAAGATAAGATGA
- a CDS encoding glycosyltransferase family 4 protein, with protein sequence MNFPHILHSEAAVGWGGQEIRVFQETQLLLEKGCRVDIVCRKNSPLAKRCESLSDPGFHYFSRAMDKAFNPSALAGVYRLLKKLKPDIVHTHSSIDSWQFSIAARLLGIPVVRSRHVSLPIRDFFPNNWLYSKAPDHIITSGEAISDLVRRVKGVRPENVSSVSAGVDLKRFDFHLSGGCVRQELGLQAGQPLIGKVGVIRGWKGHDHFLEAIPLIQKQIPNARFVMAGDGPGFDEIKRKTESRGLGAVATMLGHREDVPEIMAACEVLVLASTSGEGTPQVIPQAFAMKTPMVASRIGSTESLLGDGERGILVAPGKADEIAEGVCRLIAQPGLAEELAAKAYQYCLRELTAEKMILDTLQVYNKVLDSRSALP encoded by the coding sequence TTGAACTTTCCTCATATTTTGCATTCAGAAGCCGCCGTGGGCTGGGGCGGTCAGGAAATCCGGGTGTTTCAGGAAACGCAGTTGCTGTTGGAAAAAGGCTGTCGCGTGGACATCGTGTGCCGCAAGAATTCGCCGCTGGCAAAGCGTTGCGAATCCCTGTCCGATCCCGGATTTCATTATTTCTCTCGGGCTATGGATAAAGCCTTCAACCCTTCGGCTTTGGCGGGCGTTTACCGTCTGCTGAAAAAGTTGAAGCCCGATATCGTGCACACGCACAGCTCGATTGATAGCTGGCAGTTTTCCATCGCGGCGCGTTTGCTGGGCATCCCTGTCGTCAGGAGTCGGCATGTCTCGCTCCCGATTCGCGATTTTTTTCCTAATAACTGGCTTTACTCCAAGGCGCCGGATCATATCATCACCAGCGGCGAGGCGATTTCGGATTTGGTCCGCCGCGTCAAGGGCGTTCGTCCGGAAAACGTGTCTTCGGTTTCCGCAGGGGTGGATTTGAAGCGCTTTGATTTTCATTTGTCGGGCGGTTGTGTTCGACAGGAATTGGGCTTGCAGGCGGGGCAACCGCTCATCGGCAAGGTCGGCGTCATTCGCGGCTGGAAGGGGCACGATCATTTTCTGGAAGCGATCCCTTTGATCCAAAAACAGATTCCCAATGCGCGTTTCGTCATGGCGGGCGACGGGCCGGGCTTCGATGAGATCAAGCGAAAAACCGAGTCACGCGGGCTGGGCGCGGTCGCAACAATGTTGGGGCATCGCGAAGACGTTCCTGAAATCATGGCGGCCTGCGAAGTTCTGGTTCTGGCCTCCACTTCGGGAGAAGGCACGCCGCAGGTGATCCCGCAGGCCTTCGCCATGAAAACTCCGATGGTGGCTTCGCGGATTGGTTCGACGGAGTCGCTGCTGGGCGATGGCGAACGCGGTATTCTGGTCGCTCCGGGCAAGGCGGACGAAATCGCCGAAGGCGTCTGCCGCTTGATCGCTCAACCCGGTCTGGCTGAAGAATTGGCGGCGAAGGCCTATCAATATTGCCTGCGCGAATTGACTGCGGAAAAAATGATTCTCGATACCTTGCAGGTTTATAACAAAGTTCTCGACTCCCGGTCGGCGTTGCCTTAA
- a CDS encoding glycosyltransferase family 4 protein, with translation MKIAVIRQKFVNYGGAESFVAQYADVMANQGHEIHIFANQWTESKHPQIHIHPVPALKINSFIRSLSFAWFAGREVAKGSYDIVQSHERIFHQDIYRAGDGCHRQWLEIRKKNLSPWKRWSLRFNLFHRFILSRERAIFETEACKKVIAISQMVKRDIESFYKVPENKIEVIYNGVDLERFHPQNRWGAGKAVRQKLGLREDEVAILHVGSGFERKGTGAILQATEALNEFPWRLVLLGKADWPRRLAGLPASIRDRIIALDPVDDVENYYAAADIFILPSLYEPFGNANLEALATGLPTVVGKNCGAAEVIDHRINGLRLEQVDDSDEIACALNYLSDKSIRREMGQKARVLAETFTGRRNADEMIRVYEGLLSKK, from the coding sequence ATGAAAATTGCGGTGATTCGGCAAAAATTTGTCAACTATGGCGGGGCGGAGAGCTTTGTCGCACAGTACGCGGACGTGATGGCCAATCAGGGTCATGAGATTCACATCTTCGCCAATCAATGGACCGAATCGAAACACCCCCAAATCCATATCCATCCGGTTCCTGCTCTGAAAATCAATTCATTCATTCGCTCGCTGTCTTTCGCCTGGTTTGCCGGACGCGAGGTGGCGAAGGGGTCATACGACATTGTGCAGAGTCACGAACGTATTTTTCATCAGGATATTTATCGCGCCGGGGACGGGTGTCATCGCCAGTGGCTGGAAATACGCAAAAAAAACCTGTCGCCCTGGAAACGCTGGAGCCTGCGCTTCAATTTGTTTCACCGTTTCATTTTAAGTCGCGAGCGGGCGATTTTCGAAACGGAGGCCTGCAAGAAAGTCATCGCGATTTCGCAAATGGTCAAGCGCGATATCGAAAGTTTTTACAAGGTTCCTGAGAATAAAATTGAAGTGATCTATAACGGCGTCGATCTGGAACGTTTCCATCCGCAGAATCGCTGGGGGGCTGGGAAAGCGGTTCGCCAAAAGCTGGGTTTGCGCGAGGACGAGGTCGCGATCCTGCACGTGGGTTCGGGATTCGAGCGCAAGGGAACCGGGGCCATTTTACAGGCGACCGAGGCTTTAAATGAATTCCCGTGGCGATTGGTTTTGTTAGGCAAGGCGGACTGGCCGCGTCGTTTAGCTGGATTGCCGGCGTCGATTCGAGATCGAATCATCGCTTTGGACCCGGTCGACGATGTTGAAAATTATTACGCCGCGGCCGATATATTCATCCTTCCTTCGCTTTATGAACCCTTTGGCAACGCCAATCTGGAAGCGCTGGCGACGGGCCTGCCGACGGTGGTCGGTAAAAATTGCGGCGCGGCTGAGGTTATTGATCATCGAATCAATGGTTTACGGCTGGAGCAGGTTGATGATTCCGATGAAATCGCCTGCGCGTTGAACTATTTGTCTGATAAATCGATTCGACGAGAAATGGGTCAAAAGGCCCGGGTTTTGGCTGAAACCTTCACCGGGCGGCGCAATGCGGATGAGATGATACGGGTTTATGAAGGTTTATTGAGTAAAAAATAA
- a CDS encoding CDGSH iron-sulfur domain-containing protein, which translates to MPYENGPHIVQETPGTKRYCTCGESANKPYCDGAHSRMNTGKSPAAYEVTEAKRLVICDCGKTANSPLCDGTHSKA; encoded by the coding sequence ATGCCTTATGAAAATGGCCCCCATATTGTTCAGGAAACGCCCGGAACCAAACGTTATTGTACCTGCGGCGAGTCTGCAAATAAACCCTACTGTGACGGCGCGCATTCGCGCATGAACACGGGCAAATCTCCAGCCGCATACGAAGTGACCGAAGCCAAACGCCTGGTCATTTGCGACTGTGGGAAAACCGCCAACTCGCCGCTTTGCGACGGTACCCATTCTAAAGCCTGA
- a CDS encoding glycosyltransferase family 9 protein — MTQLLKDRIPKNAKILLIKLRSIGDVVYNTSVYGPLKQCFPDSELTVLVEPASYDLVRSHPAVDVALCFRKGSFLEQARFYFNLFAHRYDVAIDMHEGTRGAVMCFVSQARYRVGHRFAKRSFLYNETLQFEDLAPRFPIEYQAALVNKMGVAIDAPRPEIHLDDSVESAARERLRALGIADDEDFCIVHCGTRKVYDQWQYKKFAELCQEFHSQLGVKAVLTCGPGEEAQARQVLDHAQGTPFFVAGLQELGWISRRARFAVCHNGGYMHFASALGTPVIALFGVVNPRIWKPLGERDIVLYKEIECSPCNSKTRKPECYDGDAECKRNIETEDVLNAARRILSPA, encoded by the coding sequence ATGACGCAACTTTTGAAAGATCGTATTCCCAAAAATGCGAAAATACTTCTCATTAAATTACGCTCGATTGGCGACGTGGTCTACAACACCTCCGTCTACGGTCCGCTCAAGCAATGTTTCCCGGACTCTGAATTGACGGTGCTGGTGGAACCGGCTTCCTACGATCTGGTGCGCTCGCACCCGGCGGTGGACGTCGCCCTGTGTTTTCGCAAGGGATCTTTTCTCGAACAGGCGCGATTCTATTTCAATTTATTCGCCCATCGCTACGACGTGGCCATCGACATGCACGAAGGCACGCGCGGCGCGGTGATGTGCTTCGTCAGCCAGGCGCGCTATCGTGTGGGACATCGTTTCGCCAAACGCTCGTTTCTCTATAATGAAACATTACAATTTGAAGATTTGGCGCCGCGTTTTCCGATTGAGTATCAGGCGGCGCTGGTCAATAAAATGGGTGTGGCGATCGACGCGCCCCGACCGGAAATTCATCTCGATGATTCGGTCGAATCAGCGGCGAGGGAGCGTCTACGCGCCCTGGGCATCGCTGATGACGAAGACTTTTGCATCGTGCATTGCGGCACACGGAAGGTTTACGACCAGTGGCAGTACAAAAAATTCGCCGAATTATGTCAGGAATTTCATTCACAGTTGGGCGTGAAGGCAGTGTTGACTTGCGGGCCGGGTGAAGAAGCGCAGGCCCGTCAGGTCCTCGATCATGCGCAAGGGACGCCGTTTTTTGTCGCGGGATTGCAGGAGCTGGGCTGGATCAGCCGGCGCGCCCGGTTTGCCGTTTGCCATAACGGCGGTTACATGCATTTCGCCTCGGCATTGGGAACTCCGGTCATCGCCTTGTTCGGCGTGGTCAATCCCCGGATTTGGAAACCGCTTGGGGAACGCGATATCGTCTTGTACAAGGAAATCGAATGCAGTCCCTGCAATTCAAAGACGCGCAAGCCGGAATGTTACGACGGCGACGCCGAATGCAAACGCAATATTGAAACTGAAGACGTGTTGAACGCGGCGCGTCGCATCTTGTCTCCCGCCTGA
- a CDS encoding class I SAM-dependent methyltransferase, whose translation MSETLVHNLKPCECCGSLQFNLVCERSDANIWQCQNCALESVNPLPDASDLKTIHRSEMDGAGTNSPYYLEYFEERQRRAASYEKIYRSRLDLIERTLGKKGSLLDLGCGAGFFIRHAQQSGWETQGLDILPEYEQLAKERLNFDRVRCAFLEDANLPPASFDVVTLWDLIEHIPHPLDYLRQVNALLKMQGLVVLWTPNVKNSVYLKSRWTGYGPTQHIHFFSRATLERLLNQAGFKVVYAKTNKTKKGLLIPQESLSFEKIEKPADLPGRIGFAMKRDLKNFFNPLTYLDPILDWAGYGFNLLMIARKTRSLES comes from the coding sequence ATGTCGGAAACGCTGGTCCACAATCTGAAACCCTGCGAGTGTTGCGGATCGCTCCAGTTCAATCTGGTCTGCGAAAGAAGCGACGCCAATATCTGGCAATGCCAGAATTGCGCCCTGGAGTCCGTCAATCCCCTACCCGACGCATCGGATTTAAAAACGATTCATCGCTCGGAAATGGACGGCGCCGGAACGAACTCCCCCTATTATCTGGAATATTTTGAAGAGCGCCAGCGCCGCGCCGCTTCCTACGAAAAAATTTACCGGTCGCGTCTCGACCTGATAGAAAGAACGCTGGGCAAAAAAGGCTCCTTGCTCGACCTGGGTTGTGGCGCCGGATTTTTTATCCGCCATGCGCAACAAAGCGGTTGGGAAACGCAGGGCCTCGACATTCTCCCGGAATACGAACAACTCGCGAAAGAACGCCTGAACTTCGACCGGGTGCGATGCGCCTTTCTGGAAGACGCCAACCTGCCCCCGGCTTCTTTCGACGTCGTAACGCTCTGGGACCTGATCGAACATATCCCGCACCCGCTCGATTACCTTCGCCAGGTCAACGCGCTTTTGAAAATGCAGGGGCTGGTTGTTTTGTGGACGCCGAACGTGAAGAACAGCGTGTATCTAAAATCACGCTGGACCGGTTATGGCCCAACGCAACACATTCATTTCTTCTCGCGCGCAACGCTAGAACGCCTGTTGAATCAAGCCGGATTTAAAGTCGTTTACGCAAAAACCAACAAGACCAAAAAGGGACTTCTCATTCCCCAGGAATCGCTCAGCTTTGAAAAAATTGAAAAGCCCGCCGACCTGCCGGGCCGTATCGGCTTCGCCATGAAACGTGACCTGAAAAATTTCTTCAATCCGCTGACCTATCTCGATCCGATTCTCGACTGGGCCGGTTACGGATTCAATCTGTTGATGATAGCGCGCAAAACAAGGTCGCTGGAATCATGA
- a CDS encoding radical SAM protein, which yields MIDLRRRFNRLKIKLSYRLGISRLSSMPKMLNLDPTNHCNLKCPLCPTGLGDESVDRGTMKLEEYKKVVDKLGKWLQSVNLYSWGEPFLNKSVVDMVSYTANENKIRTITSSHFNNISDEQIEKLSVSGLDKIIVSVDGATQEVYEKYRVGGQIDAVFGNMRKLVAAKRKNNSSIKIVWNFLVMKQNEHEMDMARQIAAEIGVELTFSIMRTNLKDDILGKVEDNVEKDKEWIPQSPDYNPYDLEKKERKNPITFCKRPWMETFVNWNGDVFPCGCVMTEKQYSMGNVFEQEFEDIWNGPKYIAARKELLDQPNDMKTICHTCKENGYYTP from the coding sequence ATGATTGACTTACGCCGCCGGTTCAACCGGCTCAAAATAAAACTTTCGTACCGTCTTGGGATTTCCCGATTGTCGTCCATGCCCAAGATGCTCAATCTCGACCCAACCAATCATTGCAATTTAAAATGTCCTCTTTGCCCGACCGGGTTGGGCGACGAGTCTGTCGACCGCGGAACCATGAAGCTGGAAGAATATAAAAAGGTCGTCGACAAACTCGGCAAGTGGTTGCAATCCGTCAACCTCTATAGCTGGGGCGAGCCGTTCCTCAACAAGTCCGTCGTGGACATGGTCAGCTACACGGCGAACGAGAACAAAATCCGCACCATCACCAGCTCTCATTTCAACAATATCAGCGACGAGCAAATCGAAAAATTGTCCGTATCAGGACTGGACAAGATCATCGTCTCCGTCGATGGCGCGACTCAGGAAGTTTATGAGAAGTACCGGGTCGGAGGACAGATCGACGCGGTCTTCGGCAATATGCGCAAACTGGTCGCCGCAAAACGGAAAAATAATTCGTCGATCAAGATCGTCTGGAACTTTCTGGTCATGAAGCAGAACGAACACGAAATGGATATGGCCCGGCAAATCGCCGCAGAGATCGGCGTCGAACTGACCTTCAGCATCATGCGCACGAATCTCAAAGACGATATTCTCGGCAAGGTCGAAGACAACGTCGAAAAAGACAAAGAGTGGATTCCGCAATCGCCGGACTACAACCCCTACGACCTTGAGAAGAAAGAACGGAAAAATCCCATCACCTTCTGCAAACGCCCCTGGATGGAAACCTTTGTCAACTGGAACGGCGACGTCTTCCCCTGCGGTTGCGTGATGACCGAAAAGCAATACAGCATGGGCAATGTGTTCGAACAGGAGTTTGAAGATATCTGGAACGGCCCCAAATACATTGCGGCCCGCAAGGAACTGCTGGATCAACCCAATGACATGAAAACCATTTGCCACACCTGCAAGGAAAACGGATATTACACTCCCTGA
- a CDS encoding glycosyltransferase family 9 protein: MKRILVVSSTGMGDSLWGSPALRALKKSFPETSIDLLALPQWTSLFDHNPHLASVLSYHPQWGRQLVTAARLSGRAYDHALLFHVNKDFRRMLPLLRCSSFLAHQEFDWLPSISILRFDARVHGIQRRLELIKQIGAEPDGSQMELVLSEEEKEEARLFLTRNGLDRDRSIYLNLGASLPHKRWPVERCLQLTGKILRHTPCSVLLGGGPEEKPMIDQALRQFKGDKVAGVCDRPIRANAALIERAIGLVTTDTGPMHLGLALKTPTLALFGPTRPEESGPYQIDPSLCSVIRASSQGTPLSDRSQNVDFNYFDPISVEVVWEELQKLFRLG; encoded by the coding sequence ATGAAACGAATTCTCGTCGTCAGTTCCACCGGCATGGGCGACTCGCTCTGGGGCAGTCCCGCCCTACGCGCTCTTAAAAAAAGTTTCCCGGAAACCTCTATCGATCTGCTGGCCCTTCCGCAGTGGACCTCGCTGTTCGATCACAACCCGCACCTCGCCTCGGTTCTGAGTTATCATCCGCAATGGGGTCGGCAACTTGTGACGGCGGCTCGGCTGTCGGGCCGCGCTTACGATCACGCGCTCCTGTTCCACGTCAATAAAGATTTCCGGCGCATGCTCCCCTTACTCAGATGTTCATCCTTTCTGGCACATCAGGAATTCGACTGGCTCCCCAGCATCTCCATTTTGCGGTTTGACGCGCGAGTGCACGGCATTCAGCGCCGTCTGGAATTGATCAAACAGATCGGCGCGGAACCCGACGGTTCGCAAATGGAACTGGTCCTCAGCGAAGAGGAAAAAGAAGAAGCCCGGTTGTTTCTGACCAGGAACGGTCTGGATCGGGATCGCAGTATTTACCTGAACCTTGGCGCATCGCTCCCGCACAAACGCTGGCCGGTCGAACGTTGCCTGCAACTCACAGGAAAAATACTTCGGCACACGCCCTGCTCGGTTCTCCTTGGCGGCGGCCCGGAAGAAAAACCCATGATCGATCAGGCGCTGAGACAGTTCAAAGGCGATAAAGTGGCGGGAGTCTGCGACCGCCCCATTCGCGCCAACGCCGCGCTGATTGAGCGCGCAATCGGGCTGGTGACGACAGACACCGGTCCAATGCATTTGGGGCTGGCGTTGAAAACCCCGACGCTGGCCCTGTTCGGCCCCACCCGTCCGGAAGAATCCGGCCCCTACCAGATCGACCCATCGCTCTGCTCCGTCATCCGCGCGAGTTCACAGGGAACCCCTCTGAGCGACCGCAGTCAAAATGTCGATTTCAATTATTTCGATCCGATCAGCGTCGAGGTCGTGTGGGAAGAACTTCAAAAATTGTTTCGACTCGGATAA
- a CDS encoding glycosyltransferase family 9 protein — MLNFFKSLFGSRKPPENPKSIFIGLIGGVGDLVCAAPSVTALKKKFPDATIRFGVGNSFFKDVILGHPGIDSYESPFFYNVWKSRERRNMEREQYEKHDWVLLLDNASREWWKEGKHLVDIYQEKCGVQLERRQPEMYLNRRDEERAREFLQSKGIEDDDYLIVLSPETRSKKEMKEWPPERFDQLIEKIHAHKKVKFLNFVSEENPHPFNGTISAKGFPLRPSAAIIRRSSLFIGLDNGLTHIASCFDIKMLSIHIGFPVECSGPLSPRAVVVAHEPFSPPESITVEEVFNKVQQLIDS; from the coding sequence ATGCTCAACTTTTTCAAATCCCTGTTCGGCAGTCGCAAGCCGCCAGAAAACCCTAAGTCCATCTTCATCGGCCTGATCGGCGGCGTTGGCGATCTGGTCTGTGCGGCGCCTTCCGTCACGGCTCTGAAAAAAAAGTTTCCCGACGCGACCATCCGCTTTGGCGTCGGCAACAGTTTCTTTAAAGACGTCATCCTGGGGCATCCCGGCATCGACTCTTACGAAAGCCCCTTCTTCTACAATGTCTGGAAATCGCGCGAGCGTCGCAATATGGAGCGCGAGCAATACGAAAAACACGACTGGGTGTTACTGCTGGACAATGCATCGCGCGAATGGTGGAAAGAAGGCAAACACCTTGTGGATATCTATCAGGAGAAATGCGGCGTTCAACTCGAGCGCAGACAACCCGAAATGTATTTGAACAGGCGCGATGAGGAAAGAGCGCGAGAATTTCTACAATCCAAAGGAATTGAAGACGACGATTACCTGATCGTCCTTTCTCCGGAAACCCGATCCAAGAAAGAGATGAAGGAGTGGCCGCCGGAGCGTTTCGACCAGCTCATCGAAAAAATTCATGCACACAAGAAGGTAAAATTCCTGAATTTCGTTTCAGAAGAGAATCCACACCCATTCAATGGTACAATATCCGCTAAAGGTTTTCCCTTGCGGCCGAGCGCCGCGATCATCCGGCGATCCAGTTTGTTTATCGGTCTGGATAATGGGTTGACCCACATTGCGTCCTGCTTTGACATTAAAATGCTCTCGATACACATTGGATTCCCCGTTGAGTGCAGCGGGCCGCTATCGCCCCGCGCGGTGGTGGTTGCTCACGAACCGTTCAGTCCGCCCGAGTCAATTACCGTCGAAGAAGTATTTAACAAAGTTCAACAACTGATAGACTCATGA
- a CDS encoding TIGR01777 family protein, which yields MNLLLTGATGLIGSLLVQKLLERGERVTVLTRDASRAGATLPAKCRVMEWDPLAGPATLDLDEEYDAVVHLAGESVAGGRWSASFKNKIYQSRILSTRLLVEALKRAERKPSVFVCASAVGIYGNRGDETLAESSSLGSGFLAEVCREWEYEAAAVEALDIRRVSLRVGLVLDFEAPAFEKMSLPFKWALGGSIGGGQQWMSWINLQDVVKLILHSIDHTELQGAVNATSPNPVRNEEFSQMLGISCKRPVFLEIPGIALRVLMGQSADLVLTSQRASAEKALASGFEFDYPDIRSALKEVCSRRRHGFVREQRVNRPIEEVFDFFSRAENLERITPKELNFKILRTSTPGIEKGTILDYRLSLHGIPFHWSSHIDQFNPPSGFSDEQMRGPYAYWRHEHEFEVDGDSTIVRDKVQYEMPLGLLGETFGLYFVRKDLDRIFAYRRSQIEALLNAPS from the coding sequence ATGAATCTATTACTGACAGGGGCGACCGGTCTCATCGGTTCGCTTCTTGTTCAAAAATTACTTGAACGAGGCGAGCGAGTTACCGTATTAACGCGCGATGCGTCCAGGGCGGGCGCAACTTTGCCAGCGAAATGCCGGGTGATGGAATGGGATCCCCTGGCGGGACCAGCTACGCTCGATCTGGACGAAGAGTACGACGCCGTGGTACATCTGGCTGGCGAGTCCGTCGCTGGCGGACGCTGGTCGGCTTCTTTCAAAAACAAAATATATCAATCGCGAATTTTGTCCACTCGCTTACTCGTTGAAGCGTTGAAACGCGCGGAGCGTAAACCTTCCGTATTTGTTTGCGCTTCCGCCGTTGGTATTTATGGAAATCGTGGAGATGAAACGCTTGCGGAATCGTCTTCCCTGGGGAGCGGTTTTTTAGCCGAGGTCTGCCGGGAATGGGAGTATGAAGCGGCGGCGGTGGAAGCGTTGGACATTCGGCGGGTGTCCTTGCGCGTCGGTCTGGTTCTGGATTTTGAGGCGCCCGCGTTCGAAAAAATGTCCTTGCCCTTCAAGTGGGCATTGGGAGGAAGCATCGGTGGCGGACAGCAATGGATGAGCTGGATTAATTTACAAGATGTCGTGAAGTTGATCCTGCATTCGATCGATCATACGGAATTGCAGGGCGCCGTCAACGCGACTTCGCCCAACCCGGTTCGCAATGAAGAGTTTTCCCAGATGCTGGGAATCAGTTGCAAACGCCCGGTCTTTCTTGAAATCCCCGGCATCGCCTTGCGCGTTCTCATGGGACAAAGCGCCGATCTGGTCCTGACCAGTCAGCGCGCATCGGCGGAGAAAGCGCTGGCCTCGGGTTTCGAGTTCGACTATCCCGACATTCGGTCTGCATTGAAGGAGGTTTGTTCGCGGCGTCGGCACGGCTTCGTCCGGGAACAACGGGTGAATCGACCGATTGAAGAAGTGTTTGATTTTTTCTCGCGCGCAGAAAATCTTGAACGGATCACGCCTAAGGAACTCAATTTTAAAATCCTGCGCACCTCAACGCCCGGTATCGAAAAAGGCACGATTCTGGATTATCGACTGAGTCTGCACGGGATTCCATTTCACTGGAGTTCGCACATCGATCAGTTCAACCCGCCCAGCGGATTTTCAGACGAACAGATGCGCGGCCCTTACGCCTATTGGCGTCATGAACATGAGTTTGAGGTCGACGGCGATAGCACGATCGTTCGGGATAAGGTGCAATATGAAATGCCGCTGGGTCTGCTGGGAGAAACGTTCGGATTGTATTTCGTCCGCAAGGATCTTGATCGCATCTTCGCTTACCGGCGCAGTCAAATCGAAGCCTTGCTGAACGCCCCGTCATGA